The Populus trichocarpa isolate Nisqually-1 chromosome 2, P.trichocarpa_v4.1, whole genome shotgun sequence genome has a window encoding:
- the LOC18096212 gene encoding SWI/SNF complex subunit SWI3C isoform X2 — protein MPASPSFPASDGRGKWKRRKRGDSQITRKPPKHHHQEEPEEPEDDDDAVEADDHNNNIVYREDSEDPNPHQQPNGPDPNPQETEVLTDGGVRICDFPPVTRLAVNRPHASVMAIVAAERFNLAGESSNRGQLTLNLENVSYGQLQAVSAVTAESVGSDLERSDGGNSGYVVTPPQIMDGKGVVKRFWSRLHVVPMHSDWFSPLSVNRLERQVVPHFFSGKSLDHTPEKYMECRNRIVAKYMENPEKRLTVSDCQGLVVSIDIEDLTRIFRFLDHWGIINYCAAPPSCESWSGGSYLREDPNGEVHVPSASLKSIDSLIQFDKPRCRLKAADVYSSFSCHGDDFSDLDNRIRECLSENCCNCCSQPLPSVFYQSQKEVDILLCSDCFHEGRFVTGHSSLDFVKVDSTKDYGDIDGENWSDQETLLLLEAMEIYNENWNEIAEHVGTKSKAQCILHFLRLPVEDGLLENIEVPRMSKPPSPSSRDDSRRPHSSSNGSCLRSADAENRLPFANSGNPVMALVAFLASAVGPRVAAACAHASLAALSEDNRMDSERLHGREGGFHGEVANSIQQKDGQHGSRGQNGAEVVPLSSEKVKAAAKAGLAAAATKAKLFADHEEREIQRLSANIINHQFLIWLQLKRLELKLKQFAEVETFLMRECEQVEKTRQRFAAERVRMLSTRIGPAGVTSQVNPAGVAPSMVNNNVGNNRQQVMPSSSSQPSIPGYGNSNPTHPHNNQQVHPHMSYLQRGHPQPMFPLGPRLPMAAIQPSSSAPSNVMYNAPGNSQPNLNQMPRSVSGPSSGLG, from the exons ATGCCAGCTTCCCCTTCTTTCCCTGCTTCAG ATGGAAGGGGCAAATGGAAAAGGCGAAAGCGAGGAGACTCTCAAATCACTCGAAAACCACCAAAGCACCACCACCAAGAAGAACCTGAAGAACCCGAAGACGACGACGACGCGGTTGAGGCAGACGACCATAACAATAACATCGTCTACAGAGAAGATTCCGAAGACCCGAACCCACATCAGCAACCCAACGGACCCGATCCAAACCCTCAAGAGACCGAGGTTTTAACTGACGGCGGGGTCCGCATATGCGATTTCCCTCCGGTCACTCGGCTTGCTGTGAACCGCCCTCATGCGTCTGTGATGGCGATTGTGGCGGCCGAGAGGTTCAATTTAGCTGGAGAAAGCAGTAATAGAGGCCAATTAACTTTGAATCTGGAGAATGTATCGTACGGGCAGCTGCAGGCGGTGTCTGCTGTGACAGCGGAGAGTGTTGGGAGTGATTTGGAGAGGAGTGATGGAGGGAATTCGGGGTATGTAGTGACGCCGCCGCAGATTATGGATGGAAAGGGTGTCGTGAAGAGGTTTTGGAGTAGATTACATGTGGTTCCGATGCATTCAG ATTGGTTTTCACCGCTCTCGGTTAATCGACTGGAGAGACAGGTGGTGCCACATTTTTTCTCTGGAAAATCTTTAGATCACACACCAGAGAAATACATGGAGTGTAGAAACCGCATTGTTGCTAAATATATGGAGAATCCAGAGAAGAGGCTCACAGTTTCTGATTGTCAAGGATTGGTAGTCAGTATTGACATTGAAGATTTAACTCGAATTTTTAGATTTCTTGATCATTGGGGAATTATCAACTACTGTGCAGCTCCACCAAGTTGCGAATCCTGGAGTGGGGGGTCCTATTTAAGGGAGGATCCAAATGGTGAGGTTCATGTACCGTCAGCTTCCTTAAAGTCTATTGATAGTTTGATCCAATTTGACAAGCCCAGATGTAGGCTCAAGGCAGCTGATGTTTATTCATCATTTTCATGTCATGGTGATGATTTCTCTGACCTGGACAACAGAATTAGAGAGTGCTTATCTGAAAATTGCTGCAATTGTTGTTCTCAGCCTCTTCCCTCTGTTTTCTACCAGTCACAAAAGGAG GTTGATATACTACTATGCTCTGATTGCTTCCATGAGGGGAGATTTGTGACTGGTCATTCAAGCTTAGATTTTGTTAAGGTAGATTCAACAAAAGATTATGGTGATATAGATGGAGAAAATTGGAGTGATCAGGAAACATTACTTCTCCTTGAGGCAATGGAGATTTACAATGAGAATTGGAATGAAATTGCAGAACATGTTGGAACCAAGTCAAAAGCACAATGCATCCTTCACTTTCTGCGTCTGCCTGTAGAGGATGGCCTGTTGGAAAATATTGAAGTTCCAAGAATGTCCAAGCCACCCAGTCCATCTAGTAGAGATGATAGCAGAAGACCACACTCAAGTTCAAATG GATCCTGCCTCCGAAGTGCTGATGCTGAAAATAGGCTACCTTTTGCAAATTCTGGCAATCCAGTTATGGCATTG GTTGCTTTTCTGGCCTCTGCTGTTGGACCAAGAGTTGCTGCAGCCTGTGCTCATGCATCTTTGGCAGCATTGTCTGAGGATAACAG GATGGATTCAGAGAGATTACATGGTAGAGAAGGTGGTTTTCATGGAGAAGTTgcaaattcaattcaacaaaaaG ATGGCCAGCATGGCTCACGGGGTCAAAATGGGGCCGAGGTTGTTCCATTGTCTTCTGAAAAAGTTAAAGCTGCTGCCAAAGCTGGCCTTGCTGCTGCAGCAACAAAGGCTAAACTGTTTGCTGATCATGAAGAGCGGGAAATTCAGAGACTATCTGCCAATATCATAAATCATCAG TTTTTGATATGGTTACAGTTGAAGAGACTGGAGCTTAAGCTGAAGCAGTTTGCTGAAGTGGAAACCTTTCTAATGAGAGAGTGCGAGCAAGTGGAGAAGACAAGGCAACGGTTTGCTGCTGAGCGGGTCCGCATGCTATCTACCCGGATAGGACCTGCTGGAGTCACTTCACAAGTGAACCCAGCTGGTGTTGCTCCTTCGATGGTTAACAATAATGTGGGCAACAATAGGCAGCAGGTGATGCCTTCCTCCTCTTCACAACCAAGCATTCCAGGATATGGCAACAGTAATCCAACCCATCCGCACAACAATCAACAAGTCCATCCTCACATGTCATATTTGCAACGGGGACATCCCCAGCCAATGTTTCCATTAGGGCCGAGGCTGCCCATGGCAGCTATACAGCCATCCTCGTCCGCTCCATCGAATGTCATGTACAACGCCCCTGGAAATTCACAGCCTAACCTCAATCAAATGCCGAGATCTGTGTCAGGCCCTAGTTCTGGCTTAGGTTGA
- the LOC18096212 gene encoding SWI/SNF complex subunit SWI3C isoform X1 translates to MPASPSFPASDGRGKWKRRKRGDSQITRKPPKHHHQEEPEEPEDDDDAVEADDHNNNIVYREDSEDPNPHQQPNGPDPNPQETEVLTDGGVRICDFPPVTRLAVNRPHASVMAIVAAERFNLAGESSNRGQLTLNLENVSYGQLQAVSAVTAESVGSDLERSDGGNSGYVVTPPQIMDGKGVVKRFWSRLHVVPMHSDWFSPLSVNRLERQVVPHFFSGKSLDHTPEKYMECRNRIVAKYMENPEKRLTVSDCQGLVVSIDIEDLTRIFRFLDHWGIINYCAAPPSCESWSGGSYLREDPNGEVHVPSASLKSIDSLIQFDKPRCRLKAADVYSSFSCHGDDFSDLDNRIRECLSENCCNCCSQPLPSVFYQSQKEVDILLCSDCFHEGRFVTGHSSLDFVKVDSTKDYGDIDGENWSDQETLLLLEAMEIYNENWNEIAEHVGTKSKAQCILHFLRLPVEDGLLENIEVPRMSKPPSPSSRDDSRRPHSSSNGSCLRSADAENRLPFANSGNPVMALVAFLASAVGPRVAAACAHASLAALSEDNRMDSERLHGREGGFHGEVANSIQQKEDGQHGSRGQNGAEVVPLSSEKVKAAAKAGLAAAATKAKLFADHEEREIQRLSANIINHQFLIWLQLKRLELKLKQFAEVETFLMRECEQVEKTRQRFAAERVRMLSTRIGPAGVTSQVNPAGVAPSMVNNNVGNNRQQVMPSSSSQPSIPGYGNSNPTHPHNNQQVHPHMSYLQRGHPQPMFPLGPRLPMAAIQPSSSAPSNVMYNAPGNSQPNLNQMPRSVSGPSSGLG, encoded by the exons ATGCCAGCTTCCCCTTCTTTCCCTGCTTCAG ATGGAAGGGGCAAATGGAAAAGGCGAAAGCGAGGAGACTCTCAAATCACTCGAAAACCACCAAAGCACCACCACCAAGAAGAACCTGAAGAACCCGAAGACGACGACGACGCGGTTGAGGCAGACGACCATAACAATAACATCGTCTACAGAGAAGATTCCGAAGACCCGAACCCACATCAGCAACCCAACGGACCCGATCCAAACCCTCAAGAGACCGAGGTTTTAACTGACGGCGGGGTCCGCATATGCGATTTCCCTCCGGTCACTCGGCTTGCTGTGAACCGCCCTCATGCGTCTGTGATGGCGATTGTGGCGGCCGAGAGGTTCAATTTAGCTGGAGAAAGCAGTAATAGAGGCCAATTAACTTTGAATCTGGAGAATGTATCGTACGGGCAGCTGCAGGCGGTGTCTGCTGTGACAGCGGAGAGTGTTGGGAGTGATTTGGAGAGGAGTGATGGAGGGAATTCGGGGTATGTAGTGACGCCGCCGCAGATTATGGATGGAAAGGGTGTCGTGAAGAGGTTTTGGAGTAGATTACATGTGGTTCCGATGCATTCAG ATTGGTTTTCACCGCTCTCGGTTAATCGACTGGAGAGACAGGTGGTGCCACATTTTTTCTCTGGAAAATCTTTAGATCACACACCAGAGAAATACATGGAGTGTAGAAACCGCATTGTTGCTAAATATATGGAGAATCCAGAGAAGAGGCTCACAGTTTCTGATTGTCAAGGATTGGTAGTCAGTATTGACATTGAAGATTTAACTCGAATTTTTAGATTTCTTGATCATTGGGGAATTATCAACTACTGTGCAGCTCCACCAAGTTGCGAATCCTGGAGTGGGGGGTCCTATTTAAGGGAGGATCCAAATGGTGAGGTTCATGTACCGTCAGCTTCCTTAAAGTCTATTGATAGTTTGATCCAATTTGACAAGCCCAGATGTAGGCTCAAGGCAGCTGATGTTTATTCATCATTTTCATGTCATGGTGATGATTTCTCTGACCTGGACAACAGAATTAGAGAGTGCTTATCTGAAAATTGCTGCAATTGTTGTTCTCAGCCTCTTCCCTCTGTTTTCTACCAGTCACAAAAGGAG GTTGATATACTACTATGCTCTGATTGCTTCCATGAGGGGAGATTTGTGACTGGTCATTCAAGCTTAGATTTTGTTAAGGTAGATTCAACAAAAGATTATGGTGATATAGATGGAGAAAATTGGAGTGATCAGGAAACATTACTTCTCCTTGAGGCAATGGAGATTTACAATGAGAATTGGAATGAAATTGCAGAACATGTTGGAACCAAGTCAAAAGCACAATGCATCCTTCACTTTCTGCGTCTGCCTGTAGAGGATGGCCTGTTGGAAAATATTGAAGTTCCAAGAATGTCCAAGCCACCCAGTCCATCTAGTAGAGATGATAGCAGAAGACCACACTCAAGTTCAAATG GATCCTGCCTCCGAAGTGCTGATGCTGAAAATAGGCTACCTTTTGCAAATTCTGGCAATCCAGTTATGGCATTG GTTGCTTTTCTGGCCTCTGCTGTTGGACCAAGAGTTGCTGCAGCCTGTGCTCATGCATCTTTGGCAGCATTGTCTGAGGATAACAG GATGGATTCAGAGAGATTACATGGTAGAGAAGGTGGTTTTCATGGAGAAGTTgcaaattcaattcaacaaaaaG AAGATGGCCAGCATGGCTCACGGGGTCAAAATGGGGCCGAGGTTGTTCCATTGTCTTCTGAAAAAGTTAAAGCTGCTGCCAAAGCTGGCCTTGCTGCTGCAGCAACAAAGGCTAAACTGTTTGCTGATCATGAAGAGCGGGAAATTCAGAGACTATCTGCCAATATCATAAATCATCAG TTTTTGATATGGTTACAGTTGAAGAGACTGGAGCTTAAGCTGAAGCAGTTTGCTGAAGTGGAAACCTTTCTAATGAGAGAGTGCGAGCAAGTGGAGAAGACAAGGCAACGGTTTGCTGCTGAGCGGGTCCGCATGCTATCTACCCGGATAGGACCTGCTGGAGTCACTTCACAAGTGAACCCAGCTGGTGTTGCTCCTTCGATGGTTAACAATAATGTGGGCAACAATAGGCAGCAGGTGATGCCTTCCTCCTCTTCACAACCAAGCATTCCAGGATATGGCAACAGTAATCCAACCCATCCGCACAACAATCAACAAGTCCATCCTCACATGTCATATTTGCAACGGGGACATCCCCAGCCAATGTTTCCATTAGGGCCGAGGCTGCCCATGGCAGCTATACAGCCATCCTCGTCCGCTCCATCGAATGTCATGTACAACGCCCCTGGAAATTCACAGCCTAACCTCAATCAAATGCCGAGATCTGTGTCAGGCCCTAGTTCTGGCTTAGGTTGA
- the LOC18096212 gene encoding SWI/SNF complex subunit SWI3C isoform X3, which translates to MPASPSFPASDGRGKWKRRKRGDSQITRKPPKHHHQEEPEEPEDDDDAVEADDHNNNIVYREDSEDPNPHQQPNGPDPNPQETEVLTDGGVRICDFPPVTRLAVNRPHASVMAIVAAERFNLAGESSNRGQLTLNLENVSYGQLQAVSAVTAESVGSDLERSDGGNSGYVVTPPQIMDGKGVVKRFWSRLHVVPMHSDWFSPLSVNRLERQVVPHFFSGKSLDHTPEKYMECRNRIVAKYMENPEKRLTVSDCQGLVVSIDIEDLTRIFRFLDHWGIINYCAAPPSCESWSGGSYLREDPNGEVHVPSASLKSIDSLIQFDKPRCRLKAADVYSSFSCHGDDFSDLDNRIRECLSENCCNCCSQPLPSVFYQSQKEVDILLCSDCFHEGRFVTGHSSLDFVKVDSTKDYGDIDGENWSDQETLLLLEAMEIYNENWNEIAEHVGTKSKAQCILHFLRLPVEDGLLENIEVPRMSKPPSPSSRDDSRRPHSSSNGSCLRSADAENRLPFANSGNPVMALVAFLASAVGPRVAAACAHASLAALSEDNRMDSERLHGREGGFHGEVANSIQQKEDGQHGSRGQNGAEVVPLSSEKVKAAAKAGLAAAATKAKLFADHEEREIQRLSANIINHQLKRLELKLKQFAEVETFLMRECEQVEKTRQRFAAERVRMLSTRIGPAGVTSQVNPAGVAPSMVNNNVGNNRQQVMPSSSSQPSIPGYGNSNPTHPHNNQQVHPHMSYLQRGHPQPMFPLGPRLPMAAIQPSSSAPSNVMYNAPGNSQPNLNQMPRSVSGPSSGLG; encoded by the exons ATGCCAGCTTCCCCTTCTTTCCCTGCTTCAG ATGGAAGGGGCAAATGGAAAAGGCGAAAGCGAGGAGACTCTCAAATCACTCGAAAACCACCAAAGCACCACCACCAAGAAGAACCTGAAGAACCCGAAGACGACGACGACGCGGTTGAGGCAGACGACCATAACAATAACATCGTCTACAGAGAAGATTCCGAAGACCCGAACCCACATCAGCAACCCAACGGACCCGATCCAAACCCTCAAGAGACCGAGGTTTTAACTGACGGCGGGGTCCGCATATGCGATTTCCCTCCGGTCACTCGGCTTGCTGTGAACCGCCCTCATGCGTCTGTGATGGCGATTGTGGCGGCCGAGAGGTTCAATTTAGCTGGAGAAAGCAGTAATAGAGGCCAATTAACTTTGAATCTGGAGAATGTATCGTACGGGCAGCTGCAGGCGGTGTCTGCTGTGACAGCGGAGAGTGTTGGGAGTGATTTGGAGAGGAGTGATGGAGGGAATTCGGGGTATGTAGTGACGCCGCCGCAGATTATGGATGGAAAGGGTGTCGTGAAGAGGTTTTGGAGTAGATTACATGTGGTTCCGATGCATTCAG ATTGGTTTTCACCGCTCTCGGTTAATCGACTGGAGAGACAGGTGGTGCCACATTTTTTCTCTGGAAAATCTTTAGATCACACACCAGAGAAATACATGGAGTGTAGAAACCGCATTGTTGCTAAATATATGGAGAATCCAGAGAAGAGGCTCACAGTTTCTGATTGTCAAGGATTGGTAGTCAGTATTGACATTGAAGATTTAACTCGAATTTTTAGATTTCTTGATCATTGGGGAATTATCAACTACTGTGCAGCTCCACCAAGTTGCGAATCCTGGAGTGGGGGGTCCTATTTAAGGGAGGATCCAAATGGTGAGGTTCATGTACCGTCAGCTTCCTTAAAGTCTATTGATAGTTTGATCCAATTTGACAAGCCCAGATGTAGGCTCAAGGCAGCTGATGTTTATTCATCATTTTCATGTCATGGTGATGATTTCTCTGACCTGGACAACAGAATTAGAGAGTGCTTATCTGAAAATTGCTGCAATTGTTGTTCTCAGCCTCTTCCCTCTGTTTTCTACCAGTCACAAAAGGAG GTTGATATACTACTATGCTCTGATTGCTTCCATGAGGGGAGATTTGTGACTGGTCATTCAAGCTTAGATTTTGTTAAGGTAGATTCAACAAAAGATTATGGTGATATAGATGGAGAAAATTGGAGTGATCAGGAAACATTACTTCTCCTTGAGGCAATGGAGATTTACAATGAGAATTGGAATGAAATTGCAGAACATGTTGGAACCAAGTCAAAAGCACAATGCATCCTTCACTTTCTGCGTCTGCCTGTAGAGGATGGCCTGTTGGAAAATATTGAAGTTCCAAGAATGTCCAAGCCACCCAGTCCATCTAGTAGAGATGATAGCAGAAGACCACACTCAAGTTCAAATG GATCCTGCCTCCGAAGTGCTGATGCTGAAAATAGGCTACCTTTTGCAAATTCTGGCAATCCAGTTATGGCATTG GTTGCTTTTCTGGCCTCTGCTGTTGGACCAAGAGTTGCTGCAGCCTGTGCTCATGCATCTTTGGCAGCATTGTCTGAGGATAACAG GATGGATTCAGAGAGATTACATGGTAGAGAAGGTGGTTTTCATGGAGAAGTTgcaaattcaattcaacaaaaaG AAGATGGCCAGCATGGCTCACGGGGTCAAAATGGGGCCGAGGTTGTTCCATTGTCTTCTGAAAAAGTTAAAGCTGCTGCCAAAGCTGGCCTTGCTGCTGCAGCAACAAAGGCTAAACTGTTTGCTGATCATGAAGAGCGGGAAATTCAGAGACTATCTGCCAATATCATAAATCATCAG TTGAAGAGACTGGAGCTTAAGCTGAAGCAGTTTGCTGAAGTGGAAACCTTTCTAATGAGAGAGTGCGAGCAAGTGGAGAAGACAAGGCAACGGTTTGCTGCTGAGCGGGTCCGCATGCTATCTACCCGGATAGGACCTGCTGGAGTCACTTCACAAGTGAACCCAGCTGGTGTTGCTCCTTCGATGGTTAACAATAATGTGGGCAACAATAGGCAGCAGGTGATGCCTTCCTCCTCTTCACAACCAAGCATTCCAGGATATGGCAACAGTAATCCAACCCATCCGCACAACAATCAACAAGTCCATCCTCACATGTCATATTTGCAACGGGGACATCCCCAGCCAATGTTTCCATTAGGGCCGAGGCTGCCCATGGCAGCTATACAGCCATCCTCGTCCGCTCCATCGAATGTCATGTACAACGCCCCTGGAAATTCACAGCCTAACCTCAATCAAATGCCGAGATCTGTGTCAGGCCCTAGTTCTGGCTTAGGTTGA
- the LOC18096212 gene encoding SWI/SNF complex subunit SWI3C isoform X4 — MPASPSFPASDGRGKWKRRKRGDSQITRKPPKHHHQEEPEEPEDDDDAVEADDHNNNIVYREDSEDPNPHQQPNGPDPNPQETEVLTDGGVRICDFPPVTRLAVNRPHASVMAIVAAERFNLAGESSNRGQLTLNLENVSYGQLQAVSAVTAESVGSDLERSDGGNSGYVVTPPQIMDGKGVVKRFWSRLHVVPMHSDWFSPLSVNRLERQVVPHFFSGKSLDHTPEKYMECRNRIVAKYMENPEKRLTVSDCQGLVVSIDIEDLTRIFRFLDHWGIINYCAAPPSCESWSGGSYLREDPNGEVHVPSASLKSIDSLIQFDKPRCRLKAADVYSSFSCHGDDFSDLDNRIRECLSENCCNCCSQPLPSVFYQSQKEVDILLCSDCFHEGRFVTGHSSLDFVKVDSTKDYGDIDGENWSDQETLLLLEAMEIYNENWNEIAEHVGTKSKAQCILHFLRLPVEDGLLENIEVPRMSKPPSPSSRDDSRRPHSSSNGSCLRSADAENRLPFANSGNPVMALVAFLASAVGPRVAAACAHASLAALSEDNRMDSERLHGREGGFHGEVANSIQQKDGQHGSRGQNGAEVVPLSSEKVKAAAKAGLAAAATKAKLFADHEEREIQRLSANIINHQLKRLELKLKQFAEVETFLMRECEQVEKTRQRFAAERVRMLSTRIGPAGVTSQVNPAGVAPSMVNNNVGNNRQQVMPSSSSQPSIPGYGNSNPTHPHNNQQVHPHMSYLQRGHPQPMFPLGPRLPMAAIQPSSSAPSNVMYNAPGNSQPNLNQMPRSVSGPSSGLG, encoded by the exons ATGCCAGCTTCCCCTTCTTTCCCTGCTTCAG ATGGAAGGGGCAAATGGAAAAGGCGAAAGCGAGGAGACTCTCAAATCACTCGAAAACCACCAAAGCACCACCACCAAGAAGAACCTGAAGAACCCGAAGACGACGACGACGCGGTTGAGGCAGACGACCATAACAATAACATCGTCTACAGAGAAGATTCCGAAGACCCGAACCCACATCAGCAACCCAACGGACCCGATCCAAACCCTCAAGAGACCGAGGTTTTAACTGACGGCGGGGTCCGCATATGCGATTTCCCTCCGGTCACTCGGCTTGCTGTGAACCGCCCTCATGCGTCTGTGATGGCGATTGTGGCGGCCGAGAGGTTCAATTTAGCTGGAGAAAGCAGTAATAGAGGCCAATTAACTTTGAATCTGGAGAATGTATCGTACGGGCAGCTGCAGGCGGTGTCTGCTGTGACAGCGGAGAGTGTTGGGAGTGATTTGGAGAGGAGTGATGGAGGGAATTCGGGGTATGTAGTGACGCCGCCGCAGATTATGGATGGAAAGGGTGTCGTGAAGAGGTTTTGGAGTAGATTACATGTGGTTCCGATGCATTCAG ATTGGTTTTCACCGCTCTCGGTTAATCGACTGGAGAGACAGGTGGTGCCACATTTTTTCTCTGGAAAATCTTTAGATCACACACCAGAGAAATACATGGAGTGTAGAAACCGCATTGTTGCTAAATATATGGAGAATCCAGAGAAGAGGCTCACAGTTTCTGATTGTCAAGGATTGGTAGTCAGTATTGACATTGAAGATTTAACTCGAATTTTTAGATTTCTTGATCATTGGGGAATTATCAACTACTGTGCAGCTCCACCAAGTTGCGAATCCTGGAGTGGGGGGTCCTATTTAAGGGAGGATCCAAATGGTGAGGTTCATGTACCGTCAGCTTCCTTAAAGTCTATTGATAGTTTGATCCAATTTGACAAGCCCAGATGTAGGCTCAAGGCAGCTGATGTTTATTCATCATTTTCATGTCATGGTGATGATTTCTCTGACCTGGACAACAGAATTAGAGAGTGCTTATCTGAAAATTGCTGCAATTGTTGTTCTCAGCCTCTTCCCTCTGTTTTCTACCAGTCACAAAAGGAG GTTGATATACTACTATGCTCTGATTGCTTCCATGAGGGGAGATTTGTGACTGGTCATTCAAGCTTAGATTTTGTTAAGGTAGATTCAACAAAAGATTATGGTGATATAGATGGAGAAAATTGGAGTGATCAGGAAACATTACTTCTCCTTGAGGCAATGGAGATTTACAATGAGAATTGGAATGAAATTGCAGAACATGTTGGAACCAAGTCAAAAGCACAATGCATCCTTCACTTTCTGCGTCTGCCTGTAGAGGATGGCCTGTTGGAAAATATTGAAGTTCCAAGAATGTCCAAGCCACCCAGTCCATCTAGTAGAGATGATAGCAGAAGACCACACTCAAGTTCAAATG GATCCTGCCTCCGAAGTGCTGATGCTGAAAATAGGCTACCTTTTGCAAATTCTGGCAATCCAGTTATGGCATTG GTTGCTTTTCTGGCCTCTGCTGTTGGACCAAGAGTTGCTGCAGCCTGTGCTCATGCATCTTTGGCAGCATTGTCTGAGGATAACAG GATGGATTCAGAGAGATTACATGGTAGAGAAGGTGGTTTTCATGGAGAAGTTgcaaattcaattcaacaaaaaG ATGGCCAGCATGGCTCACGGGGTCAAAATGGGGCCGAGGTTGTTCCATTGTCTTCTGAAAAAGTTAAAGCTGCTGCCAAAGCTGGCCTTGCTGCTGCAGCAACAAAGGCTAAACTGTTTGCTGATCATGAAGAGCGGGAAATTCAGAGACTATCTGCCAATATCATAAATCATCAG TTGAAGAGACTGGAGCTTAAGCTGAAGCAGTTTGCTGAAGTGGAAACCTTTCTAATGAGAGAGTGCGAGCAAGTGGAGAAGACAAGGCAACGGTTTGCTGCTGAGCGGGTCCGCATGCTATCTACCCGGATAGGACCTGCTGGAGTCACTTCACAAGTGAACCCAGCTGGTGTTGCTCCTTCGATGGTTAACAATAATGTGGGCAACAATAGGCAGCAGGTGATGCCTTCCTCCTCTTCACAACCAAGCATTCCAGGATATGGCAACAGTAATCCAACCCATCCGCACAACAATCAACAAGTCCATCCTCACATGTCATATTTGCAACGGGGACATCCCCAGCCAATGTTTCCATTAGGGCCGAGGCTGCCCATGGCAGCTATACAGCCATCCTCGTCCGCTCCATCGAATGTCATGTACAACGCCCCTGGAAATTCACAGCCTAACCTCAATCAAATGCCGAGATCTGTGTCAGGCCCTAGTTCTGGCTTAGGTTGA